From the genome of Triticum aestivum cultivar Chinese Spring chromosome 3B, IWGSC CS RefSeq v2.1, whole genome shotgun sequence, one region includes:
- the LOC123072207 gene encoding uncharacterized protein: MDAEAAAATAATATPPAPSSQPLGSIPQPPPPPPPPSSVVHTPLPLQTAPPVASFPSAAYIHAMRVESAHINLGVRLDMKGANYSTWRGLMLEVIDQYDVAAWIAPDFTNRAGDVAWNIVNKAVKRWFYGSMVTELAGFVLNREATAAELWSSIESLFVNNRRSRRFQLTAELFAVKQGDAPVSSFCARLKAVADGLRNAGKVLDDDELVVQLLRGVNKDRHEMTAKIIEKSQTPVPFDVAVGMLLQDEIGADFSPSGVSHTALAVQQHPPAPASSSGGHARPPVPGQGGPKPGTPSPNQGNNKRRRYTNNDGYQGAANSPPPWTGHVYAYPVSLPPPPRPQGILGPRPAQAYTAYAPLQYGGVPSGPTGYGGRRMVRYRTRPPLLAAPPQPHRHHTTQALDGVDQAALMGALHNQTLQNSTNGWIADSGASSHITSDPGLHHQGGAAPMQQ; the protein is encoded by the exons ATGGacgccgaggccgccgccgccaccgccgccacggctACGCCTCCGGCGCCCTCCTCCCAACCTCTGGGCTCCATCCCgcagccccctcctccaccccctcctccctcctccgtagTACACACGCCTCTCCCTCTCCAGACTGCGCCGCCGGTCGCCAGCTTCCCTTCTGCGGCCTATATCCACGCGATGCGCGTCGAGAGTGCCCACATCAACCTCGGCGTCCGCCTCGATATGAAAGGGGCCAACTACTCGACTTGGCGTGGCCTCATGCTTGAGGTCATCGACCAGTACGATGTGGCGGCTTGGATCGCGCCGGACTTCACCAACCGTGCCGGCGACGTGGCGTGGAACATCGTCAACAAAGCCGTCAAGCGCTGGTTCTACGGCTCCATGGTCACGGAGCTCGCCGGCTTCGTCCTCAACAGAGAAGCCACGGCGGCCGAGCTGTGGTCCTCCATCGAGTCCTTGTTCGTCAACAACAGGCGCTCTCGGCGCTTCCAGCTCACGGCGGAGCTCTTCGCCGTCAAGCAAGGAGACGCCCCGGTCTCCTCCTTCTGCGCACGCCTTAAGGCCGTCGCGGACGGGCTGCGGAACGCCGGCAAGGTGCTGGACGACGATGAACTCGTTGTTCAGCTCCTCCGCGGTGTCAACAAGGACCGTCATGAGATGACTGCAAAAATCATCGAGAAATCTCAAACTCCTGTTCCCTTTGATGTTGCAGTTGGTATGCTCCTCCAGGACGAGATCGGTGCTGACTTCTCCCCCTCGGGCGTCTCCCACACCGCCCTCGCCGTCCAGCAGCATCCACCTGCCCCTGCCTCCTCCTCTGGCGGGCACGCCAGGCCTCCTGTGCCCGGGCAGGGCGGCCCCAAGCCTGGTACTCCTTCGCCAAACCAGGGGAACAACAAGCGGCGCCGCTACACCAACAACGACGGCTATCAAGGTGCCGCCAACTCGCCACCGCCCTGGACTGGGCACGTGTACGCATACCCCGTCTCGCTACCGCCTCCGCCTCGTCCGCAGGGGATCCTCGGGCCGCGCCCAGCTCAGGCCTACACGGCCTACGCGCCGCTCCAGTACGGCGGTGTGCCGTCCGGACCGACGGGCTATGGGGGGCGTCGTATGGTTCGGTACCGTACCCGGCCGCCCCTTCTGGCTGCACCTCCGCAGCCGCACCGGCACCACACCACGCAGGCTTTGGATGGAGTGGATCAGGCGGCGCTGATGGGGGCTCTCCACAACCAGACGCTGCAGAACTCCACCAACGGGTGGATCGCGGACTCAGGCGCTTCTTCTCACATTACCTCGGACCCAG GATTACATCACCAAGGCGGCGCTGCACCGATGCAACAGTAG
- the LOC123072208 gene encoding uncharacterized protein yields MEALLAAAGAGDLESLENAIAGLDNEAKRAAAAARDSERRTALHFAAAEGHTGVCAYLVQTLGVDVNPRDLHGETPLYISIKNGHVGTANLLLTNGADPRIKSLLGITTLHQAAIRGDLELVMILLENGVKLNSHSYTMGTPLACAVKSGSFPCFDALVKVGAAPETMKYPLHDAAECGSTEIVNYFLEAGYDPNSCNEAGLKPIQIAASKNNLAVVEVLFPLTTQVSDFPNWTVPCIMEYAMRKNEEMATDQAHIEEADPWRSQFVKRAAKELSDKEIEQELGRLLVKNENEFFKEWSPMKRRLFYESTLVRPTSVKQISDHDGAKIKNSVIFDLTYDNRAQSSYLRAISHYRAWHFSGSDLIYEVGPERKKFCVSRKDQTFVFWFRYFEQDVGLVIDGQSVWVEGILRRSRAEDGKYSYRPSIQFNDARKEGSSSHNQQAPLSDKNATPYIVDTGLILADYGGTYAGAVSKMKVSLRTTRTAVVAVAGHDKKESLHKNCHVACDNLVLFATEAGKNLWVFQYTMHSLDPKLQMPISVPSSLDGTVTNHEQVSRSVLSTLGKVTGKKINDLDRGGYNIVKGAVFRTLWQCINAYVILRRKTVFKTKFFLKSKDSEYRTQVRNKPQGQRNETTEEFKERLREESLRTGTLFDAKSHAGVNCYKDPRCSMPPIPSRKMWYHSDELFYHSEE; encoded by the exons ATGGAAGCTCTCCTcgcggcggcgggcgccggcgacCTCGAATCTCTGGAAA ATGCCATTGCGGGGCTCGACAACGAGGCGAAACGCGCGGCCGCCGCTGCGCGGGACTCCGAAAGGCGTACGGCGCTCCATTTCGCCGCCGCCGAGGGCCACACGGGGGTGTGCGCCTATTTGGTCCAGACGCTTGGGGTTGACGTCAACCCTAGGGACCTCCATG GTGAAACTCCGCTCTACATATCTATCAAAAATGGTCATGTTGGAACAGCCAATTTGTTGCTTACCAATGGAGCAGACCCGCGTATTAAATCTCTGCTTGGAATCACAACCCTTCACCAGGCCGCAATTAGGG GAGATCTAGAACTTGTGATGATTCTGCTCGAGAATGGTGTAAAACTTAATTCTCACTCTTATACGATGGGAACACCACTTGCCTGCGCTGTTAAATCTGGTTCATTTCCTTGCTTCGATGCTTTAGTTAAG GTAGGTGCAGCCCCAGAGACTATGAAATACCCACTACATGATGCGGCAGAATGTGGCAGTACTGAAATAGTCAACTATTTTCTTGAAGCTGGGTATGATCCAAATAGCTGTAACGAA GCTGGTTTGAAACCAATACAAATCGCTGCATCCAAGAATAATCTCGCAGTTGTGGAAGTCCTCTTTCCACTTACCACGCAAGTCTCAGATTTTCCTAACTGGACTGTTCCTTGTATAATGGAGTATGCAATGCGCAAAAATGAGGAAATG GCGACAGATCAAGCACATATAGAAGAAGCTGATCCATGGAGATCCCAGTTTGTTAAG AGGGCTGCAAAGGAACTGTCAGATAAGGAAATTGAACAGGAACTTGGAAGACTGTTAGTGAAAAACGAGAATGAATTCTTCAAGGAGTGGTCACCAATGAAAAGGAGGTTGTTCTATGAGTCAACCTTGGTTAGACCCACCAGTGTCAAGCAAATATCTGACCATGACGGTGCAAAAATAAAG AACAGCGTCATTTTTGATTTGACATACGACAACAGGGCCCAAAGCAGCTATCTGAGAGCGATCAGCCATTATCGAGCTTGGCATTTTTCTGGTTCAGATCTAATATATGAAGTTGGTCCTGAACGGAAGAAATTCTGCGTATCAAGAAAGGACCAAACCTTCGTGTTCTGGTTTCGGTACTTTGAGCAAGATGTAGGACTTGTGATTGACGGACAGAGTGTGTGGGTAGAGGGTATTCTAAGGAGAAGTCGTGCTGAAGATGGCAAATATTCATATCGCCCATCTATccagttcaatgatgctcgcaaagAGGGAAGCAGCAGCCACAATCAACAGGCGCCACTTTCAGATAAAAATGCAACTCCATACATTGTTGATACTGGCTTGATACTGGCTGATTATGGAGGCACCTACGCAGGTGCTGTCTCCAAAATGAAGGTATCACTTCGCACGACTCGCACTGCAGTTGTTGCAGTTGCTGGTCATGACAAAAAAGAGTCATTACATAAGAATTGTCATGTTGCGTGCGACAACCTTGTGTTGTTCGCAACAGAGGCTGGAAAAAATCTTTGGGTATTTCAATATACCATGCATTCCCTTGATCCTAAGCTGCAAATGCCGATTTCTGTTCCTTCAAGCTTAGATGGCACTGTCACCAATCACGAGCAGGTATCTAGAAGTGTCTTGTCAACGCTTGGAAAAGTAACAGGGAAAAAGATAAATGATCTTGATAGAGGTGGATACAATATTGTCAAAGGTGCTGTATTCAGGACATTGTGGCAATGCATCAATGCATATGTGATCTTGCGTAGAAAAACTGTTTTCAAGACAAAGTTCTTTCTGAAGAGCAAGGACTCAGAGTACAGGactcaagtgagaaacaagccacAGGGGCAACGCAATGAAACTACTGAAGAATTCAAAGAAAGGTTGCGTGAAGAGAGTTTGAGAACAGGAACTCTCTTTGATGCTAAATCCCATGCTGGTGTCAACTGCTACAAAGATCCACGTTGTTCTATGCCGCCAATACCATCAAGGAAGAT GTGGTATCATTCAGATGAGCTGTTTTACCATTCTGAG GAATAA